A genomic window from Methanobrevibacter sp. TLL-48-HuF1 includes:
- a CDS encoding 50S ribosomal protein L44e translates to MKIPKEKRTYCPHCKKHTMHEVHTAKKRKASELKWGQRQFRRVTAGYRGYPRPLPAGNKPVKKLDLRLKCKECGKSQIKKSFRTGKAEFVAK, encoded by the coding sequence ATGAAAATACCAAAAGAAAAAAGAACTTACTGTCCACATTGTAAAAAACACACAATGCACGAAGTACATACTGCAAAAAAAAGAAAAGCTAGTGAGTTAAAATGGGGACAAAGACAATTCAGACGTGTAACTGCTGGATATAGAGGTTATCCAAGGCCTTTACCTGCTGGAAACAAACCAGTTAAAAAATTAGATTTAAGACTTAAATGTAAAGAATGTGGAAAATCCCAAATTAAAAAATCATTCAGAACTGGTAAAGCAGAATTTGTAGCTAAATAA
- a CDS encoding 30S ribosomal protein S27e codes for MVSKGRGNFLKVKCLDCDNEQIIFDRAASDVKCIICGKTLVKSRGAKAKIMAHIDKVLN; via the coding sequence ATGGTTAGTAAAGGTAGAGGAAACTTTTTAAAAGTAAAATGTTTAGATTGTGACAATGAACAAATCATCTTTGATCGTGCTGCATCAGATGTAAAATGTATCATTTGTGGTAAAACACTTGTCAAATCTCGTGGTGCTAAAGCTAAAATTATGGCACATATTGATAAAGTTTTAAACTAG
- a CDS encoding translation initiation factor IF-2 subunit alpha — protein sequence MVRKNQEWPDEGELIIGTVYKVLNYGAFAKLEEYHGKEAFIHISEVSSGWVKNIRDHVRENQKIVCRVLRVNPKKGHVDASLKRIREDQRTKKIQHWKIEQKAEKFLELSAKSLDKSLNDAYEEVGYELMDIFGDVYGAFETAADDGAKSLTDEGISQEWADAITEIASKNITPPEVHISGYVDIETFVPDGVDIIIEALKAAEDNGDEEEEIKVQCVGAPRYRITVKSTDYILAEKALKAAADRCIEIVEASEGNGSFLRELDS from the coding sequence ATGGTGAGGAAAAATCAAGAATGGCCTGACGAAGGAGAACTTATTATTGGTACTGTTTATAAAGTTCTTAATTATGGGGCTTTCGCAAAATTAGAGGAATACCATGGTAAAGAAGCTTTTATTCACATTTCTGAGGTATCTTCTGGTTGGGTAAAAAATATCAGAGACCATGTAAGAGAAAATCAAAAAATAGTTTGTCGTGTTCTTAGGGTAAATCCTAAAAAAGGGCATGTGGATGCTTCTTTAAAAAGAATTAGGGAAGATCAAAGAACTAAAAAAATCCAGCATTGGAAAATTGAACAAAAAGCTGAAAAATTCTTGGAATTATCTGCTAAATCATTAGACAAATCTTTAAATGATGCTTATGAGGAAGTAGGTTATGAATTAATGGATATTTTCGGTGATGTTTACGGTGCTTTTGAAACAGCAGCTGATGATGGTGCAAAATCTCTTACTGATGAAGGTATATCTCAAGAGTGGGCTGATGCTATAACTGAAATAGCTAGTAAAAATATTACTCCTCCTGAAGTTCATATCAGTGGTTATGTTGATATTGAAACTTTTGTCCCGGATGGTGTTGATATCATTATTGAAGCTCTTAAAGCAGCTGAAGATAATGGGGACGAAGAGGAAGAAATTAAGGTTCAATGTGTTGGTGCACCAAGATATAGGATAACTGTAAAATCTACTGATTACATTTTAGCTGAAAAAGCTCTTAAAGCAGCAGCTGATAGATGTATTGAAATAGTTGAAGCTTCTGAAGGAAATGGTTCTTTCTTAAGAGAGTTGGATAGCTAG
- a CDS encoding RNA-protein complex protein Nop10 translates to MNMKMNKCPDCKIYTMEDACPQCGGELKVIYPPKFSIEDKYGKYRRILKKDAMNKKDD, encoded by the coding sequence ATGAATATGAAAATGAATAAATGTCCTGATTGTAAGATTTATACAATGGAGGATGCTTGCCCTCAATGTGGCGGGGAGCTTAAAGTTATTTATCCTCCTAAATTTTCTATTGAGGATAAATACGGAAAGTATCGTCGCATATTAAAAAAAGATGCTATGAATAAAAAGGATGATTAG
- a CDS encoding proteasome assembly chaperone family protein: MEITQITVLEDVELNNPIFIEALPGIGHVGKLAADHMIDEFNATKFAEIYSPSFPPQVFVGEEGLIENMINELYYVKNVGEDNLDIIILVGNTQALSPEGQYCVCQDILNFVKDKGASKIFTLGGMATGQPVEESKVFGAATNEENIELLKDAEVEIRSNDGGIVGASGLFLGLGLRQEMNGICLMGQTPGYFIDAQSAEAILNKLAILLNFEIGTDKLEERAEETKEMLAKAQQMEQDIINKANASSSDDLRYIG, translated from the coding sequence ATGGAAATCACACAAATTACTGTTTTAGAGGATGTTGAATTAAATAATCCTATTTTTATAGAAGCATTGCCTGGTATTGGTCATGTAGGTAAATTAGCTGCAGATCACATGATTGATGAATTTAATGCTACTAAATTTGCAGAAATTTATTCTCCAAGTTTTCCTCCGCAAGTTTTTGTTGGAGAAGAAGGTTTAATTGAAAACATGATTAATGAATTGTATTATGTTAAAAATGTTGGGGAAGACAATTTGGATATTATTATTCTTGTTGGAAACACTCAGGCTTTATCTCCAGAAGGTCAATACTGCGTATGTCAAGATATATTAAACTTTGTTAAGGATAAGGGAGCTAGTAAAATATTCACATTAGGTGGAATGGCTACTGGCCAACCTGTTGAAGAATCTAAAGTTTTTGGAGCAGCTACTAATGAAGAAAACATTGAACTTTTAAAAGATGCAGAAGTTGAAATCAGATCTAATGATGGCGGAATTGTAGGAGCTTCTGGATTGTTTTTAGGTTTAGGTCTTCGTCAGGAAATGAATGGTATTTGCTTAATGGGTCAGACTCCGGGTTATTTCATTGATGCACAGTCAGCTGAAGCTATTTTAAATAAATTAGCTATTTTGCTTAATTTTGAAATTGGTACTGATAAATTAGAAGAAAGAGCTGAAGAAACTAAAGAAATGTTAGCTAAAGCTCAACAAATGGAACAAGACATAATTAACAAAGCTAATGCTAGCAGTAGTGATGATTTAAGATATATTGGATAA
- a CDS encoding DUF2112 family protein: MKVAVIPDAAMIVVPLIEKNGHEYISPTNFSKYNNMDVSSGKCDDTQAPYTLNRDNILLGSSYFSNELPSGVKGRLTLFSRVLELADAFIVLGKRPEHYKRMYDVLNELILFGGSGCSNERNMVMALIKDKGVPILELAYPTTRNDLIDVINRTNDFLKNLTSINGIVNEDNLDIDLKKPKKSLNYKEFKKILDDLIYY; encoded by the coding sequence ATGAAAGTAGCTGTTATTCCAGATGCTGCTATGATTGTAGTTCCATTAATTGAAAAAAACGGTCACGAATATATATCACCGACAAATTTCTCAAAATATAATAATATGGATGTTTCCAGTGGAAAATGTGATGATACTCAGGCTCCATATACTTTAAATAGGGATAATATTTTACTGGGCAGTTCTTATTTTTCAAATGAATTACCTTCAGGAGTTAAAGGCCGTTTAACATTATTTTCCAGAGTTTTGGAATTGGCAGATGCATTTATTGTTCTTGGTAAAAGGCCTGAGCATTATAAAAGAATGTATGATGTATTAAATGAGTTAATTTTATTTGGTGGTTCAGGATGTTCTAATGAACGTAACATGGTTATGGCTTTAATTAAAGATAAGGGAGTACCTATTTTGGAATTAGCTTATCCGACTACCCGAAATGATTTGATTGATGTAATTAACAGGACCAATGATTTTTTAAAAAATTTAACTTCCATTAATGGAATAGTTAATGAAGATAACTTAGACATTGATTTAAAAAAACCTAAAAAAAGTCTAAATTACAAGGAGTTTAAGAAAATATTAGATGATTTAATATATTATTAA
- a CDS encoding TIGR00375 family protein has translation MLVNADFHVHSCFSMASSKDMLIKNMAPKSKLKGLQLLGTGDAFHPGWLNIIEESTTYKGDGIYTADDMDFVLTTEVEGKNRIHHLIIIPDIGIARELSEKLVSKNKESDGRPRTRYSGAELLEMVKEYDCLIGPAHAFTPWTGMYKSFDSIYDCYDKAPDFVELGLSADTFMADTVAELKNFPFLTNSDAHSPWPHRLGREFNQIELEDMSYSSIKKSIKNKDIKANYGLVPNLGKYHMTACTKCYKLVDPLIAKENKMKCSCGGTIKKGVDFRISEIADYDEPKHPDFRPKYVHLMPLAELISTVYDKGVTTKTVQGKWQNLIDNFGTEIDILINEPVEEIAKIDSSISPAIEAFRNKSIHITPGGGGKYGEISFDKKSEKREAETLTTLDNF, from the coding sequence ATGTTAGTTAATGCTGATTTTCATGTTCATAGCTGTTTTTCAATGGCTTCATCTAAAGATATGCTGATAAAAAATATGGCTCCTAAATCAAAGCTTAAAGGATTGCAACTTCTGGGAACTGGCGATGCATTCCATCCGGGCTGGTTAAACATTATTGAGGAAAGTACAACATATAAAGGAGATGGAATTTACACTGCAGATGATATGGATTTTGTTTTAACAACAGAAGTTGAAGGAAAAAACAGGATTCATCATTTAATTATAATTCCGGATATTGGTATTGCAAGAGAACTGTCTGAAAAACTGGTTTCTAAAAATAAAGAAAGCGACGGAAGACCTAGAACAAGATATTCAGGAGCAGAACTTTTAGAAATGGTTAAAGAATATGACTGTTTAATTGGACCGGCTCATGCTTTTACTCCATGGACTGGAATGTACAAATCTTTTGACAGTATTTATGACTGCTATGATAAGGCTCCGGATTTTGTAGAACTTGGTTTGTCTGCAGATACATTTATGGCAGATACTGTAGCTGAACTTAAGAATTTTCCATTTCTTACTAATTCTGATGCACACTCTCCATGGCCACACAGGTTAGGTAGGGAGTTTAATCAAATTGAGCTTGAAGATATGTCTTATTCATCAATAAAAAAATCAATAAAAAACAAAGATATTAAAGCAAATTATGGGTTGGTGCCGAACCTTGGAAAATATCATATGACTGCATGTACCAAATGTTACAAATTAGTTGATCCGTTAATAGCTAAAGAAAATAAGATGAAATGCAGCTGCGGCGGAACAATCAAAAAAGGGGTGGATTTCAGAATAAGTGAAATAGCTGACTATGATGAACCGAAACATCCTGATTTTAGGCCTAAATATGTTCATTTAATGCCTTTGGCCGAATTAATATCAACAGTTTATGATAAGGGAGTTACAACAAAAACAGTTCAGGGAAAATGGCAAAATCTGATAGATAACTTTGGAACTGAAATTGATATACTGATTAATGAACCTGTAGAGGAAATAGCTAAAATAGATTCATCAATTTCTCCAGCTATTGAAGCTTTCAGAAATAAAAGCATACACATAACTCCGGGTGGTGGAGGAAAATACGGTGAAATTTCTTTTGATAAAAAATCAGAAAAAAGAGAAGCTGAAACTTTAACTACTCTAGATAATTTTTAA
- a CDS encoding cation-translocating P-type ATPase — MQTNHAAHKHDHSEEHHHHHDEDDCCGHDHHEHHHHHDGDDCCGHDHGPGCACEADLLENIDKEANVEQSKKPLGIFAIGIILLAFGYALEMFNVVNPIVSQVIFLIAVIYVGRYIIIEGIEHLFEGKVKIELLITIATFGAFLLQSGEEGAMLMILFYLGEYLEHYSLNKSKSSLIELVKLTPDTAMVKHGDHEHEKAVADITIGDIVVVRPGDKIPVDGIIVEGTTSVNQASITGESLAVSKSIGDEVYASTINEDGYIEIEVNKGNDDTIFAKIIELIKNSEQNKAHIDVFIDRFAEYYTPIVVVLAILVAILPPILYGASITDWTYRALTLLVISCPCALVISTPVSIVSAITKGTKNGIIIKGGEYVEELARIKKVLFDKTGTLTEGKLEINEVQTCREHDKEEILKIACSIESKSKHPIAHTFVQYKKDHSIELEEVENFESIAGKGLKGDINGKTYFIGNKTLFSQDINLENNGMSTTVIIGTENEVYGLITLKDKIRDETPSTIANLNAKGIKTTMITGDNEATAKLVADEIGLSSYHADLLPQDKVNIVSDAVSKHQDVAMVGDGVNDTPSLARANVGIAMGLEGADVAIETADIVLLEDKLSKINLLVDLAKKTMGKIKFNVAFCLSVKVILMILGIAGYISLWEAVLIGDMGITLLVVGNSLLLAK, encoded by the coding sequence ATGCAAACTAACCATGCTGCACATAAACATGACCATTCAGAAGAACATCATCATCACCATGATGAAGATGACTGCTGTGGCCACGACCACCACGAACATCACCACCATCATGACGGAGATGACTGCTGTGGACATGATCATGGTCCAGGATGTGCATGTGAAGCAGATTTATTAGAAAATATTGATAAAGAAGCAAATGTAGAACAGTCAAAAAAACCATTAGGAATATTTGCAATAGGTATAATCCTTTTAGCATTCGGATATGCATTAGAAATGTTTAATGTTGTCAATCCTATTGTAAGTCAGGTAATCTTCCTAATAGCTGTAATTTATGTAGGAAGATATATAATAATAGAAGGAATTGAACATTTATTTGAAGGAAAAGTTAAAATTGAATTATTAATTACAATAGCTACCTTTGGAGCATTCCTTCTTCAATCTGGAGAAGAAGGTGCAATGTTAATGATTCTTTTCTACTTAGGTGAATACCTAGAACATTACTCCCTAAATAAATCTAAAAGCTCATTAATAGAACTTGTTAAATTAACCCCTGATACAGCTATGGTAAAACATGGTGATCACGAACACGAAAAAGCAGTAGCAGATATTACAATTGGAGATATTGTTGTTGTAAGACCTGGAGACAAAATACCTGTTGACGGAATTATTGTTGAAGGAACAACATCTGTTAACCAGGCTTCAATTACTGGTGAAAGTTTAGCAGTAAGCAAAAGCATTGGAGATGAAGTATATGCATCTACAATAAATGAAGATGGATATATTGAAATTGAAGTAAACAAAGGCAACGATGATACAATATTTGCTAAAATTATTGAATTGATTAAAAATTCAGAACAGAACAAAGCACATATCGACGTATTTATCGACAGATTTGCTGAATATTACACTCCAATTGTTGTAGTATTGGCTATTTTAGTAGCTATTTTACCTCCAATATTATATGGAGCTTCAATAACTGACTGGACTTACAGGGCATTAACCCTTTTAGTTATATCCTGTCCTTGTGCATTAGTAATATCCACTCCTGTATCTATAGTATCAGCTATTACTAAAGGTACTAAAAACGGTATTATTATTAAAGGTGGAGAATATGTTGAAGAATTAGCCAGAATCAAAAAAGTTTTATTTGATAAAACCGGTACTTTAACTGAAGGTAAACTTGAAATAAATGAAGTTCAAACCTGTAGAGAACATGATAAAGAGGAAATACTTAAAATAGCATGTTCTATTGAATCCAAATCAAAACATCCTATTGCACATACATTTGTTCAATACAAAAAAGATCACAGCATTGAATTAGAAGAAGTGGAAAACTTTGAATCAATAGCTGGAAAAGGTTTAAAAGGAGACATTAACGGAAAAACTTACTTCATAGGCAACAAAACTTTATTCAGCCAGGACATTAATCTTGAAAATAATGGAATGAGCACTACTGTAATCATCGGAACTGAAAATGAAGTTTACGGTTTAATTACCTTAAAAGATAAAATTAGAGATGAAACTCCATCTACAATAGCTAATCTTAATGCTAAAGGAATTAAAACAACTATGATTACAGGAGACAATGAAGCAACTGCTAAGTTAGTGGCTGATGAAATTGGATTAAGCAGTTACCATGCAGATTTACTTCCTCAAGATAAAGTTAATATAGTATCAGATGCTGTATCAAAGCATCAGGATGTAGCTATGGTTGGTGATGGTGTAAATGATACTCCATCTCTTGCCCGTGCGAATGTAGGAATAGCTATGGGTCTTGAAGGTGCAGATGTAGCTATTGAAACAGCAGACATTGTTTTACTTGAAGACAAGTTATCCAAAATTAATTTACTTGTTGATTTGGCTAAAAAAACAATGGGCAAAATCAAATTCAATGTTGCTTTCTGTTTAAGTGTGAAAGTAATATTAATGATACTTGGTATTGCAGGATACATCAGCTTATGGGAAGCAGTTCTTATTGGAGATATGGGAATTACTTTACTTGTAGTAGGTAACTCCTTATTGCTTGCAAAATAG
- a CDS encoding helix-turn-helix transcriptional regulator, with translation MSSNDVCEIKSIRTDIVDDIAHKMKDDDIVLKTCNLFKILGDANRVKIILALQYDELCVCELSLLLDMSQSSISHQLRHLRNSNIVKFRKENKQIFYSLIDEEILNILKEGEEYAN, from the coding sequence ATGAGTTCAAATGATGTATGTGAAATCAAAAGTATCAGAACAGATATTGTTGATGATATTGCTCATAAAATGAAAGATGATGATATTGTTCTAAAAACATGTAATCTTTTTAAAATATTAGGAGATGCTAACAGAGTAAAGATTATTTTAGCACTCCAATATGATGAATTATGTGTTTGTGAGCTATCATTACTTCTTGATATGAGCCAATCTAGTATATCACATCAATTAAGACACTTAAGAAATAGTAACATTGTTAAATTTAGAAAAGAAAATAAACAAATATTCTATTCTTTAATTGATGAAGAGATACTCAATATCCTTAAAGAAGGCGAAGAATATGCAAACTAA
- a CDS encoding PepSY domain-containing protein, producing MDKSNIIISIIIVICIAAGVAAYGITNSENPVFSNLNSVDSGSGDSGNGIGNNTTHHDSQSTNSHGSGNGGTGTGSGSGVSSGSGSGSSSSSGSGSGSGSGRGHHPTPSPTPSTPKITSGEAKSIANQNIEAVGWYAGTPTLSADKTVWYVPIFDQNGATVDSIEINANTGAVIGRG from the coding sequence TTGGATAAATCAAATATAATAATTTCTATCATAATTGTTATATGTATTGCTGCTGGAGTTGCTGCTTATGGAATAACTAATAGTGAAAATCCGGTTTTCAGTAATTTAAATAGTGTAGACTCCGGTAGTGGTGATTCTGGCAATGGTATTGGAAACAACACAACACACCATGATTCCCAAAGTACCAACAGTCATGGAAGCGGAAATGGAGGAACAGGAACAGGTAGTGGAAGTGGTGTTAGTTCAGGTTCTGGATCAGGTTCAAGCTCAAGCTCTGGATCAGGCTCAGGCTCAGGATCTGGAAGAGGTCATCATCCTACACCTTCACCTACCCCAAGCACTCCAAAAATAACTTCAGGTGAAGCGAAATCAATAGCAAATCAAAATATTGAAGCAGTTGGATGGTATGCTGGAACCCCAACATTATCTGCAGACAAAACTGTTTGGTATGTTCCAATTTTTGATCAAAACGGTGCAACTGTAGACAGTATCGAAATAAATGCCAATACTGGTGCGGTTATTGGAAGAGGATAA
- the frhA gene encoding coenzyme F420 hydrogenase subunit alpha, producing MKDRIVISPTSRQEGHAELVMEVDDEGIVTKGRYLSITPVRGLEKMVAGKNPETAPVLCQRICGVCPIPHTLASVEAVDHSLDIEVPKAGKLLREATLAAHSVNSAAIHHFLIAPDFVPEEDFTTAVKSVSAVRKNVQYVVDMLAGEGIHPSDIRIGGMARNITSATKDKLIDRLKAFKPDFEKHVELMKSFIAARELPEGLGVVDVPLLASSPSYGNLDEFDYDNFSEVLPEAWYDDPEIGKKACTTIPLINGKNVETGPRARMEKFNGFKDKGVVAQHVARAEEMLNNYNLTIDLLEQIDTSAPARADYDDRGTGKLGIGVIEGPRGTNVHMATVKDSKIQFYSAIVPTTWNIPTMGPATEGFHHEFGADVIRAYDPCLSCATHVMVVDDEDKSILKNDMVRI from the coding sequence TTGAAAGACAGAATAGTTATATCCCCAACATCTCGTCAAGAGGGTCATGCGGAACTTGTCATGGAAGTCGATGATGAAGGGATTGTTACAAAAGGTAGATATTTAAGTATCACTCCAGTTAGGGGTTTAGAAAAAATGGTTGCAGGTAAAAATCCTGAAACAGCTCCTGTTTTATGTCAAAGGATTTGTGGTGTCTGCCCAATACCACACACTTTAGCTTCTGTAGAAGCTGTCGACCATTCATTAGATATCGAAGTTCCTAAAGCAGGAAAATTATTAAGGGAAGCTACTTTGGCTGCTCACAGTGTTAACAGTGCTGCAATTCATCATTTTTTAATTGCACCTGATTTTGTACCTGAAGAAGATTTCACTACTGCAGTTAAAAGTGTATCTGCTGTTAGGAAAAATGTGCAATATGTAGTTGATATGCTTGCTGGTGAAGGTATTCACCCATCTGATATTAGGATAGGTGGTATGGCTAGAAATATTACTTCAGCTACAAAAGACAAATTAATTGATAGATTAAAAGCTTTTAAACCTGATTTTGAAAAACATGTGGAATTAATGAAATCATTCATTGCTGCAAGAGAACTTCCTGAAGGTTTAGGTGTTGTTGATGTACCACTTTTAGCATCTAGTCCATCATATGGTAATCTTGATGAATTTGATTATGATAATTTCTCAGAAGTTTTACCAGAAGCTTGGTATGATGATCCTGAAATAGGTAAAAAAGCATGTACAACCATTCCTTTAATTAATGGTAAAAACGTTGAAACAGGTCCTAGAGCAAGAATGGAAAAATTCAACGGATTTAAAGACAAAGGTGTAGTTGCTCAACATGTAGCTAGAGCTGAGGAAATGTTAAATAATTATAATTTAACTATTGATCTTCTTGAACAAATTGATACTTCTGCTCCAGCTAGAGCTGATTATGATGATAGAGGAACTGGTAAATTAGGTATTGGTGTAATTGAAGGACCTAGGGGTACTAATGTACACATGGCTACTGTTAAAGATAGTAAAATCCAATTCTATTCAGCTATTGTACCAACTACCTGGAATATTCCAACAATGGGACCAGCTACTGAAGGTTTCCATCACGAATTTGGTGCAGATGTTATCAGAGCTTATGACCCATGTTTATCATGTGCAACTCATGTAATGGTAGTTGATGATGAGGATAAAAGCATACTTAAAAACGATATGGTGAGAATATAA
- the frhD gene encoding coenzyme F420-reducing hydrogenase, FrhD protein, protein MPYHAETIVVGCGNILFKDDGFGPLVIHKLEEYFEDKEMPDEVMFIDAGTGATHFIFSLPDEYWKKVIVIDVVEFDAEPGTVKVFSPYDMPRGKYENVHSWPVEEPLHDLAKDCEVIIVGCKPQEISSPDVEMGLTEPVEKAIPEAMDIILKEIGVK, encoded by the coding sequence ATGCCTTATCATGCAGAGACAATCGTAGTGGGATGCGGAAATATTTTATTTAAAGATGATGGTTTTGGACCATTGGTGATTCATAAATTGGAAGAATATTTCGAAGACAAAGAAATGCCTGACGAAGTTATGTTTATTGATGCTGGAACAGGAGCAACACACTTTATTTTTTCTCTTCCTGATGAATATTGGAAAAAAGTTATTGTAATTGATGTTGTTGAGTTTGATGCAGAACCTGGGACTGTTAAAGTATTTAGCCCTTATGACATGCCTAGAGGAAAATATGAAAATGTTCATTCCTGGCCTGTTGAAGAGCCTCTTCACGACCTTGCTAAAGATTGTGAAGTGATTATTGTTGGATGCAAACCTCAAGAGATTTCCTCTCCTGATGTTGAAATGGGTTTAACTGAACCTGTTGAAAAGGCAATTCCTGAAGCTATGGATATTATTTTAAAAGAAATCGGGGTAAAATAA
- the frhG gene encoding coenzyme F420 hydrogenase subunit gamma gives MFDKIRKAFGGSEKPKAETKQKIESAPEVEETAAPVAETKKETATNKPRIGYIHLSGCTGDGMSLTENYDILDVVLTDMVDIVYGQTLVDLWEMPEMDLCLIEGSVCLQDEHSVHELLEAREKSNLICAFGSCALNGCFTTYARGGQQAQPKHESFLPVSSLVKVDVALPGCPVSPEMIAKTVVALCNGDMEYLQPALDLATCATACGCDVLNNIIRQGLCSGCGSCALACQTRAIDMVEGRPTINTDRCIKCGSCYTMCPRSWLPLTQIKKDTGL, from the coding sequence ATGTTTGATAAAATTAGAAAAGCTTTTGGTGGTTCTGAAAAACCTAAAGCAGAAACCAAACAAAAAATAGAATCTGCTCCTGAAGTTGAAGAAACAGCAGCTCCTGTAGCAGAAACCAAAAAAGAAACAGCAACCAACAAACCACGTATAGGTTACATTCACTTAAGTGGTTGTACTGGAGATGGTATGTCCTTAACTGAAAACTATGACATTTTAGATGTTGTACTTACAGATATGGTAGATATTGTTTATGGTCAAACTTTAGTTGACTTATGGGAAATGCCAGAAATGGACTTATGTTTAATTGAAGGTTCTGTATGTTTGCAAGATGAACACAGTGTACATGAGCTTTTAGAAGCTAGAGAAAAATCTAATCTGATTTGTGCATTTGGTTCTTGTGCTCTTAATGGTTGTTTTACAACTTATGCTCGTGGAGGACAACAAGCTCAACCTAAACATGAATCTTTCTTACCAGTTAGTTCATTAGTAAAAGTAGATGTAGCACTTCCAGGTTGTCCAGTATCTCCTGAAATGATTGCAAAAACTGTTGTTGCATTATGTAATGGTGATATGGAATACTTACAACCAGCACTTGATTTAGCAACTTGTGCTACTGCATGCGGTTGTGATGTATTAAATAACATTATCCGTCAAGGATTATGTAGCGGCTGTGGAAGTTGTGCTCTTGCATGTCAAACTAGAGCTATAGATATGGTTGAAGGCAGACCGACTATTAATACTGACAGATGTATTAAATGTGGTTCTTGTTACACAATGTGTCCAAGATCATGGTTACCTTTAACACAAATTAAAAAGGATACAGGACTTTAG
- the frhB gene encoding coenzyme F420 hydrogenase subunit beta: MVLGTYKEAVAARSTDKRIQEVAQDGGIASALLIYALENNIIEGAVVAGDPGDDWVPVPEIATTADEVLAAAGTKYSMSPNVWGIKEAARQYGIESIGTVVTPCQMQGIRKMQAYPFSTRFIADKINLLIGIFCMENFPMASLDTFTKGLMDVDLDKVTKMDIGKGKFWIYTEGSDEPQGIPIKSTHGYEQAGCNVCNDYVCEFADISTGSVGAPDGWSTVLTRTGAGVDVFSAAVDAGLIETKPMDDVKPGLGLLEKLAKGKKDKGKKEIERRAKMGVMTPTYY; the protein is encoded by the coding sequence ATGGTATTAGGTACTTATAAAGAAGCTGTAGCAGCTAGATCCACTGATAAAAGAATTCAGGAAGTAGCTCAAGACGGTGGTATTGCTTCTGCATTACTTATTTATGCATTAGAAAATAATATTATTGAAGGTGCTGTTGTAGCTGGAGACCCAGGTGATGACTGGGTTCCTGTTCCAGAAATAGCTACCACTGCTGATGAAGTTCTTGCAGCTGCCGGAACTAAATATTCAATGTCTCCTAATGTATGGGGAATAAAAGAAGCAGCACGTCAATATGGTATTGAATCAATTGGAACTGTTGTTACTCCTTGTCAAATGCAGGGTATTAGAAAAATGCAAGCATATCCATTTTCCACAAGATTTATTGCTGATAAAATTAACTTATTAATTGGTATCTTTTGTATGGAAAACTTCCCAATGGCTTCATTAGATACTTTTACTAAAGGTTTAATGGATGTTGATTTGGATAAAGTAACAAAAATGGATATTGGAAAAGGAAAATTCTGGATATACACCGAAGGTAGTGATGAACCTCAAGGTATTCCAATTAAATCCACTCATGGATATGAACAAGCAGGATGTAATGTCTGTAATGATTATGTTTGTGAATTTGCAGATATTTCAACAGGATCTGTTGGTGCTCCAGATGGATGGTCTACTGTATTAACCAGAACTGGTGCAGGTGTAGATGTTTTTTCAGCTGCAGTAGATGCTGGTTTAATTGAAACAAAACCTATGGATGATGTAAAACCTGGTCTTGGTTTACTTGAAAAATTAGCTAAAGGTAAAAAAGACAAAGGTAAAAAAGAAATAGAAAGAAGAGCAAAAATGGGAGTTATGACTCCTACTTATTACTAA